The region CGTCATATGGCTTCGGCGGCAGTAAATGCAAGCCATGTTGACTTTGCGACGCGTCGATGGCTTTTTCTTTGCGGGTGGTGGAGCGTCGGCCGTCTGCTCTTGTTTCAGATCAGCATTGACCGGCAAGCCATCTTGAGCTCCAGTGACCGAAGCATCACAATTTTGTgagcgcgacatgtcgGTCCGACTTGATGCAGTGCCTGTCAAGAGGATGGATGAAGTGCGAAAGAATTTCTGTTGGTGGGTGGTGGTTGGAAGGATCAGGGATGAGTGTGGAGGTCACAATCCGTTGCCTCAGGGCAGCTAGAGGGCGACCAGAGCCGAACTCTGCGATGGCCATGATTAGTCAGCCCTCGCAATGACAGGCTGTCAGACGCATGGCCACCGCGCCACTTTTTTTATTTTTTTTTAACCTGCTTCGTTCTTTGTCGACGACCCACGCCATACTCGAAGGTTGGAGGTCTCGAAGCACTTGAAGACATGTTTGCAGCGCCTATGGTACACGATGATGTGCGTGCATTCACGCCACCACCGGACAATGTAACTGAGCTGGCCATGTCACCTCTAGCTAAAACGACGCTGGAAACACTGCTGTACCGAggctcgacggccgcaCAGCTTGAGACGGTACTGGATCAAATTGATGTTGACACATGTGATGCAGACGGCGAGAACGCATTTTTCGTGGCTGACCTGGCTATGGTGTACCGCCAGTATATGCGCTGGGTGCGGGAGCTGCCGCAAATCATTCCCTTCTACGCAGTCAAATGCAATCCAGAGCCGCTTGTGCTGCATCTTCTCGCGGCATTAGGCCTTGGTTTCGATTGTGCATCGAATGGCGAAATACAAAGCATCATCGATATGGGTGTCTCACCGTCACGGATCATCTACGCGAATCCATGCAAGGCATCGTCGTTtgtgcgtcgcgcagcatcacAGAATATTTCTTTGACTACGTTCGACAACATTGATGAATTGTACAAGATAAAGCGCTTCCACCCAAAGTGCAAGCTGGTTGTGCGTATTCTCACGGATGATTCAAAGAGTGTGTGTCAGTTGGGTATCAAGTtcggtgcgccgctcgctgATGTGCCGCGTCTGCTGGCCAAGGCGCGGGAACTCGAATTGGACGTTGTCGGTGTAAGCTTTCATGTCGGTTCAGGGTGCTTTGATCCCGAGGCGTACCGCGATGCCCTGTGCCGCTCACGCAAGGCCTTTGATATGGGCCGCGAGCATGGCTACACGTTCGACTTTCTCGATATTGGCGGCGGCTTTGAACACGACAACTTTGAGGCTATAGCCAAGGTTGTGCGTTCAGCACTGTTGGACTACTTTCCTGACCATGAATTTGCGCCGGGCGGCTCGCTTGTGCCTAGCGGGCTGCGCATTATTGCCGAACCCGGCCGTTTCTTTGTGTACCACGCCTTTTCGCTTGCCACGAATATTATTGCTCGGCGCGTGTCAGAGTCGAGccaggacgacgaggactCGACGCGGCCCAAAGCCATGTACTACCAAAATGACGGCACATACGGCGCATTTAACTGTATTCTATTCGATCACCAAAATGTACAGCCCAAGGTGCTCTCGATGCAGCGGCAGTATGTGTATCAGGCTCACCAACACGCACCGGGCGTCCAACAGGACCTGTGGCCCTGCAGCGTGTGGGGCCCGACGTGCGACAGCATGGACTGCATCTTGCCGCTGACGCACCTGCCGCGCACACTTGACGTGGGCGACTGGCTTGTATACGAAAATATGGGCGCATACACCTTGTGTGCATCCTCGACATTCAATGGACTTGCGCGGGCGCAGGTGCGGTACACGATCGGTTGCGACGCCAATGAACAAGACGGCGCGCCcctggcggtgctgcgctTGCTCGAGTCGGCGGGTGTCGCTCACGCGCTGTAATAGGTATGATATGTATAGTATGACACGTTagcgacgacgccgctTGGTCCCGATCTGATGAATGTGAATCAGGTCGGCTTCCACTTCGAGGTCCTTGGCCGCCGTCAGCTGACTAAGGCACCGCGCCGTGTCCCAACGCAGGCGACCGCCTCCCGACGATAAGAGGGGCGTGGCGGACACggcgtcttcgtcatcgcTGCGATCCGGACTGGCTGAGGTCGAAGTGGCGTTTGAGTTGGCCGAGGAAAGCGTCCTGGACGACAGCTTGGATGCCGCCTCTTTTTTCTTGCTGCTATTTTTGCCGGAGGCTGCCAAGTTGATGCCGGCCAGTAGCGAGCTCTGCGACGCAAAGGTCTCGTATAGCGGTAGTCGGATACTGCTGCCGTCTGAAGCACTTTTGCACAGGAGCATACCATGCGCATCGTTGTCCGCCTTGGCCGACGTAATGGTCGTTGTGGCATCGGCCACAGTCCATCCCAGCAACTGGGCCACGGCTTTGGCGATGCGTGGGTACCCGTTCGCAAGCACGTCGTCATAGTCAAGTAGCTGTCCAATCCGTGCCGGCGTGCCACCTGCAGAGCCGTCCTTGTTGCGCAACTGTCGCGTTGAGTGTGGCCGCTGCGTTGACTCCACGATAGGGTCGCCAGCAAACTCGCCGCTATCGCGTTCCTCTTTTAGacgcttcttgcgctctTCAATTACACCCAACATTTTGTCGCGAATATTTCGTTTCGAGATACGCGCTTCGTCTTCGGCTTTGGTACTCTCTGTATCGTACGTATGTTGGCTCCGATCGGACATAAATGCAAAGTACAGCGatgcctcgcgcagcgagcgtTCTCGCCAAACTGTCTGATCTGCCAGTTCCATCGCGTACTCACGCACGTAGGATGGACGCATCATCAAAGCATGGTATGTCGATGTAAGACCCAAGAACGCATCCTGATAGATGGGCTCGCGATGCTCCAAGACATCCCAATGgacacgatcgaggcgctcaagGACTTCCTTGCGCTTACGATCGCGCTTTGATGCAGGTGGTTCAGCCATATGCGAtggcggcatcggcggcatTGCCATACGTCGGACGGACGAGGACCGAGGCTGTGGCATGGTCGGCATTCGACGCGCCAAAGGCGGAGGTTCTTCATGCACCATGCCTACAGGCATACGCGGCTCGTGCGGCATCATTAGACGATTCGCGCCGTCATCATGCGGCatgggtggcggcggcaaCTCATGTGGCATCATGTTGCGCATCGGTACATAGTCCATCGACTCGGGCGGATACCGCGACAGCGGCGGTAATGACACAGGATGTACCTGCATGTCGTGCATAGCACCGCCAGTATACGCTTCATGCGACTCTGACATTCCGAGCGGTGGTAATGAGCGGGGTGGCGGCGGGTGCGCCGGTCCATGGTACGAATAGTATGTGGGCGGGTCAGGCACCGGGACTGGTATCGTGTGGTAGTAATAGCCTGGGCGCACATCACCTTTAGCGTCCATGGATCCATGATACTCTGTCTGTAAGAATGCAACTCTTGAGGACATACCGTTaggtggcggcgccggcaccgcTTCATAGGGCATCATGG is a window of Malassezia restricta chromosome III, complete sequence DNA encoding:
- a CDS encoding ornithine decarboxylase, with amino-acid sequence MFAAPMVHDDVRAFTPPPDNVTELAMSPLAKTTLETLLYRGSTAAQLETVLDQIDVDTCDADGENAFFVADLAMVYRQYMRWVRELPQIIPFYAVKCNPEPLVLHLLAALGLGFDCASNGEIQSIIDMGVSPSRIIYANPCKASSFVRRAASQNISLTTFDNIDELYKIKRFHPKCKLVVRILTDDSKSVCQLGIKFGAPLADVPRLLAKARELELDVVGVSFHVGSGCFDPEAYRDALCRSRKAFDMGREHGYTFDFLDIGGGFEHDNFEAIAKVVRSALLDYFPDHEFAPGGSLVPSGLRIIAEPGRFFVYHAFSLATNIIARRVSESSQDDEDSTRPKAMYYQNDGTYGAFNCILFDHQNVQPKVLSMQRQYVYQAHQHAPGVQQDLWPCSVWGPTCDSMDCILPLTHLPRTLDVGDWLVYENMGAYTLCASSTFNGLARAQVRYTIGCDANEQDGAPLAVLRLLESAGVAHAL
- a CDS encoding Sds3-like protein; translated protein: MMPYEAVPAPPPNEYHGSMDAKGDVRPGYYYHTIPVPVPDPPTYYSYHGPAHPPPPRSLPPLGMSESHEAYTGGAMHDMQVHPVSLPPLSRYPPESMDYVPMRNMMPHELPPPPMPHDDGANRLMMPHEPRMPVGMVHEEPPPLARRMPTMPQPRSSSVRRMAMPPMPPSHMAEPPASKRDRKRKEVLERLDRVHWDVLEHREPIYQDAFLGLTSTYHALMMRPSYVREYAMELADQTVWRERSLREASLYFAFMSDRSQHTYDTESTKAEDEARISKRNIRDKMLGVIEERKKRLKEERDSGEFAGDPIVESTQRPHSTRQLRNKDGSAGGTPARIGQLLDYDDVLANGYPRIAKAVAQLLGWTVADATTTITSAKADNDAHGMLLCKSASDGSSIRLPLYETFASQSSLLAGINLAASGKNSSKKKEAASKLSSRTLSSANSNATSTSASPDRSDDEDAVSATPLLSSGGGRLRWDTARCLSQLTAAKDLEVEADLIHIHQIGTKRRRR